In Lysobacterales bacterium, the genomic stretch ATGATCACCAGTTGCACCAACGCGAAGATGCCGGCATGGCCGAGCACGCGCCGCATCATCCAGACCGAATCGGCCAGCCTCGGCTCGCGCCCGGCGAGGCGAGCACGACTGACCGCATACAGCCCGACACCCACCAAGGGCGCGACGTACACGAACCCGGACAGCAGCATCGTCAGCAGCGCGAAGCCGCCGAGCGACCAGGCCAGCAAGGACACCAGTGCGCTGACCAATACGATCGCCAGCCCGAAGCCGGCACTGAGCACCGGTGTTGCACACAGGTCGTGCCAGCCGAGCGCCAGCCAACGCCAGGGCGCGCGCGCATCGAGCGTGCGGCACGGCGTCACGAACGGCCGCAGCGCACCACCACTGCCTACTGGTTGTTGCATCGCATCCACCCGCTGTCTCCCACCGCCGCCACCAGCGAAGCTAGTCGTCGCGATGTCTTCGGCGCGCGAACGTCGGACCTGCGACGAACGAAATCAGCGCAACTGGCTGTCCTTGCTGCCGCGCCGGGTTGTAGCCGCCGACCGCCGTGGAATTGCGATCGGCCACG encodes the following:
- a CDS encoding DUF2189 domain-containing protein → MQQPVGSGGALRPFVTPCRTLDARAPWRWLALGWHDLCATPVLSAGFGLAIVLVSALVSLLAWSLGGFALLTMLLSGFVYVAPLVGVGLYAVSRARLAGREPRLADSVWMMRRVLGHAGIFALVQLVIILVWARAGMLVTAFIEVRAGDTRALVEFLLVGSVIGSLFAALTFATSAFSLPMIADRRVDMVTACVSSVHAVLRNKGVLLQWALLICALTALGFATALLGLGLVMPWLGYATYHAYRETIDASTWPEP